A window of the Armatimonadota bacterium genome harbors these coding sequences:
- a CDS encoding penicillin acylase family protein: MLSKRTLVTVAAATGLLLSAPRQLRAQTTIYRDALGLPSVVAPDIPAAFYGLGYAVAQDDAVQMERNFLFARGRLAEVDGQKSLMQDIFIRTMGFQHAAVIEAPKLRGIGAAMIDSFCAGANLSLRRQRKRLPHWLRPVTRVDVLALSQLMNAAFALEDVQQQLYPGIGSNQFAIAPARTAQGHALLSIDPHLPWSGIFAWYEFSLYTPEFWFHGVTVPGVAATVIGHTANVGWSMTNNSPRLYDLFTIHTNPDNPNQYRFRGVWKPYITRAVTLHYLVDGKEQTSHQLVRSTAWGPIAPLRATAVHLSMLNDWKALTEPLAMDRAKNALEFRRALAIDGISMWNMVYADTHGNIGYQYNARVPHRSPLVSWTPAVDGANPNAVWGPLWTVDQLPHILNPESGLLVNANSDPKLTPCDGELKGVWPRDVTSYGETTRRARLAQLLMSNHKVTVRQAMAIATDTYVPYAIPTVAALAAAGRNDASIGSALAVLHGWNGRADITDRGTALFYYWCRACPGSMALRQLAGRHVAWTPEQRRTAVAALRRAGGELIADHGSLSVPWGAVHVAVRGSDTFPVSGFRTGDAGAAVVPNFGPFVDGRELCDTGSSFRMIVSMEPHNVESWAILPHGESQDPASPHFADQNRLFGEGRYVSTNFGPARARKAAVEVTRLPAAR; this comes from the coding sequence ATGCTGAGCAAACGAACGCTGGTGACGGTGGCCGCAGCAACCGGCCTGCTACTGAGCGCACCGCGACAGCTGCGCGCGCAGACCACGATCTACCGCGATGCTTTGGGTTTGCCATCGGTGGTGGCTCCAGACATTCCGGCCGCCTTCTACGGACTCGGATATGCCGTGGCGCAGGATGACGCCGTGCAGATGGAGAGGAACTTTCTGTTTGCTCGCGGCCGGCTGGCGGAGGTCGACGGTCAAAAGTCGCTCATGCAGGACATCTTCATTCGCACCATGGGCTTCCAGCACGCCGCCGTGATCGAGGCGCCAAAGCTGCGTGGCATCGGTGCGGCGATGATCGACTCGTTTTGCGCCGGAGCAAACCTCAGCCTGCGCCGGCAGCGTAAGCGGCTTCCGCACTGGCTTCGACCGGTAACACGCGTAGACGTGCTGGCGCTCTCCCAACTGATGAACGCCGCATTCGCCCTGGAAGACGTTCAGCAGCAGCTCTATCCCGGCATTGGCTCCAATCAGTTTGCAATCGCCCCGGCTAGAACTGCGCAGGGCCACGCACTCCTTTCCATTGATCCCCATCTGCCGTGGTCCGGAATCTTCGCCTGGTACGAATTCAGCCTCTATACGCCGGAGTTCTGGTTCCATGGCGTCACGGTGCCGGGTGTTGCTGCCACCGTTATTGGTCATACCGCGAACGTGGGCTGGTCGATGACCAACAACAGCCCGCGGCTCTACGACCTGTTCACGATCCATACCAATCCGGATAATCCCAACCAATACCGATTCCGCGGCGTGTGGAAACCGTACATAACACGCGCGGTCACGCTGCACTACCTGGTGGATGGAAAGGAGCAGACATCGCACCAGCTCGTTCGCAGCACAGCCTGGGGGCCCATCGCGCCGCTCCGAGCCACCGCCGTTCACCTTTCCATGCTCAACGATTGGAAGGCATTGACCGAACCGCTGGCGATGGACCGCGCGAAAAACGCGTTGGAGTTCCGCCGGGCGCTGGCGATCGACGGAATATCCATGTGGAACATGGTCTACGCCGATACGCACGGGAATATCGGCTACCAGTACAACGCACGCGTGCCGCATCGATCGCCCCTCGTTTCGTGGACACCCGCCGTGGATGGAGCTAACCCTAACGCGGTGTGGGGCCCTTTGTGGACCGTGGACCAGCTGCCCCACATCCTCAACCCTGAATCGGGGCTGCTTGTAAACGCCAACTCCGATCCGAAGTTGACGCCGTGCGATGGCGAACTCAAGGGTGTTTGGCCGCGAGACGTGACCAGCTACGGTGAGACCACACGGCGTGCACGCCTGGCGCAGCTGTTGATGAGCAACCACAAGGTGACGGTGCGACAGGCGATGGCGATTGCAACCGATACCTATGTACCATACGCTATTCCAACCGTGGCTGCGCTGGCGGCTGCGGGCCGCAACGACGCGAGCATTGGCAGCGCGCTGGCGGTACTCCACGGCTGGAATGGTCGTGCCGATATTACAGACCGCGGCACGGCGCTGTTCTACTACTGGTGCCGTGCGTGTCCCGGAAGCATGGCGCTCCGACAGTTGGCGGGCCGCCACGTCGCATGGACGCCTGAACAGCGCCGGACCGCAGTCGCCGCCCTGCGCCGGGCCGGCGGTGAGCTGATCGCCGATCACGGGTCACTCAGCGTACCGTGGGGCGCCGTCCACGTGGCGGTACGCGGCAGCGATACGTTCCCCGTAAGCGGCTTTCGCACCGGTGATGCCGGAGCCGCTGTTGTGCCCAATTTTGGCCCGTTCGTGGATGGGCGTGAACTGTGCGATACCGGCTCCAGCTTCCGGATGATCGTCAGCATGGAGCCGCACAATGTGGAGTCGTGGGCCATTCTGCCGCATGGCGAGTCTCAGGATCCAGCCAGCCCGCACTTTGCCGACCAGAATCGGCTGTTCGGCGAGGGCCGATATGTTTCCACCAACTTTGGGCCCGCACGTGCGCGGAAGGCTGCTGTTGAGGTCACGCGGCTGCCGGCGGCGCGCTGA
- a CDS encoding molybdenum cofactor guanylyltransferase, protein MAVIVLAGGGSRRMGRDKALIELNGKPLIEHALERVSGLAEPILVVADRADRYTLPGAICVGDDMPGEGPLAGVVTGLRAAGAGAHLVVACDMPHLQRDLMRTMLLSVSDFQVVAGRVDGHTMPLCAVYTQQVLRTAERLLETGERALRCVPEACKTRWLDEVELRQYDPDLLSYRNLNTPQDIRNWRETA, encoded by the coding sequence GTGGCCGTCATCGTGCTGGCCGGTGGTGGCAGTCGCAGAATGGGTCGGGACAAGGCGCTTATTGAGCTGAACGGCAAGCCTCTGATTGAACACGCGCTGGAGCGCGTGAGCGGACTTGCCGAGCCGATTCTGGTTGTTGCCGACCGCGCGGACAGGTACACCCTGCCCGGCGCGATTTGCGTCGGAGACGACATGCCGGGCGAGGGTCCATTGGCGGGAGTGGTAACCGGGTTGCGAGCCGCCGGCGCCGGCGCGCATCTGGTGGTCGCCTGCGACATGCCGCACCTGCAGCGAGACCTTATGCGAACGATGCTGCTCAGCGTATCCGACTTCCAGGTAGTTGCCGGCCGGGTCGACGGCCACACGATGCCCTTGTGCGCCGTCTACACGCAGCAGGTTCTGCGCACCGCTGAGCGGCTGCTGGAGACCGGGGAGCGCGCGCTACGCTGCGTGCCGGAAGCTTGCAAAACCCGATGGCTGGATGAGGTGGAGCTGCGGCAGTACGACCCGGACCTGCTCTCGTACAGAAACCTGAATACCCCGCAGGACATCCGGAATTGGAGAGAGACAGCATAG